One genomic window of Prochlorococcus sp. MIT 0801 includes the following:
- a CDS encoding GuaB3 family IMP dehydrogenase-related protein translates to MNIQLGRTKTVRRAYGIDEIALVPGGRTVDPGITKTNWEIGGIKRDIPIIASAMDGVVDVNMAVGLSKLGALGVLNLEGVQTRYEDPKEVLTKIQSIGKEEFVPLMQEIYKKPIKEELILKRIKEIKNSGGIAAVSGTPLAAIKYKNLVKASDADLFFLQATVVSTEHLGEEGSQNLDLYDLCKNIGIPVAVGNCVTYEVSLKLMKAGAAAVMVGIGPGAACTSRGVLGVGIPQATAISDCAAARDDFQKESGKYIPIIADGGIITGGDICKCIACGADSVMIGSPIARSEEAPGKGFHWGMATPSPVLPRGTRIQVGTTGSLKSILCGPAILDDGTHNLLGAIKTSMGTLGARNIKEMQNVEVVIAPSLLTEGKVYQKAQQLGMGK, encoded by the coding sequence GTGAATATTCAACTAGGACGCACCAAAACTGTTCGAAGAGCCTACGGGATTGATGAAATTGCATTAGTTCCAGGAGGAAGAACAGTTGACCCTGGAATCACAAAAACCAACTGGGAAATTGGTGGAATCAAGAGAGATATTCCAATAATCGCAAGTGCAATGGATGGTGTTGTAGATGTAAATATGGCAGTAGGCCTGTCAAAATTAGGAGCCCTAGGTGTTTTAAATCTAGAAGGCGTACAAACAAGATATGAAGATCCAAAAGAAGTCCTAACAAAAATCCAATCAATCGGGAAAGAGGAATTTGTTCCTCTAATGCAAGAAATTTACAAGAAGCCGATCAAAGAAGAATTAATTTTAAAAAGAATTAAAGAAATAAAAAATAGTGGGGGTATTGCTGCTGTAAGCGGGACCCCATTAGCCGCTATTAAGTATAAAAATTTAGTCAAAGCTTCAGATGCAGACTTATTTTTTCTTCAGGCGACTGTAGTTTCAACAGAACATCTGGGTGAAGAGGGTAGTCAAAACCTTGACCTTTATGATCTTTGCAAAAACATTGGTATACCCGTTGCTGTAGGTAATTGCGTTACTTATGAAGTCTCTTTAAAGCTTATGAAAGCAGGAGCAGCAGCTGTAATGGTTGGAATTGGCCCTGGAGCCGCATGCACTTCAAGAGGAGTATTAGGGGTTGGGATCCCTCAAGCAACTGCTATTTCTGATTGTGCTGCTGCAAGGGATGATTTTCAAAAAGAAAGCGGGAAATACATTCCAATTATTGCTGATGGTGGAATTATCACTGGTGGGGATATTTGTAAATGCATTGCATGTGGTGCCGACTCAGTGATGATTGGTTCCCCTATCGCAAGATCTGAGGAAGCTCCTGGTAAAGGTTTTCATTGGGGTATGGCAACTCCAAGTCCTGTTCTACCAAGAGGTACTAGGATTCAAGTTGGAACAACTGGTTCTTTAAAAAGTATTCTTTGTGGACCGGCAATTCTTGATGACGGAACCCACAATTTATTAGGAGCTATAAAAACCTCAATGGGGACCCTAGGAGCTAGGAATATCAAGGAAATGCAAAATGTTGAGGTAGTTATTGCACCTTCTTTGTTAACAGAAGGAAAGGTTTACCAAAAAGCACAACAGCTTGGGATGGGAAAATAA
- the trxA gene encoding thioredoxin: MSTASAVTDSSFEQEVLQSDVPVLVDFWAPWCGPCRMVAPIVEEISKDFEGKIKVFKLNTDENPNVASQYGIRSIPTLMIFKGGQKVDTVVGAVPKATLSGTISKHL; the protein is encoded by the coding sequence ATGTCAACAGCTTCTGCAGTAACTGATTCCTCTTTCGAACAAGAAGTCCTCCAGAGCGATGTGCCTGTTTTGGTTGATTTCTGGGCCCCTTGGTGCGGACCATGCAGAATGGTTGCTCCAATTGTTGAAGAGATCTCAAAAGATTTTGAAGGGAAAATAAAAGTTTTTAAATTGAACACCGATGAGAATCCTAATGTTGCTAGTCAGTATGGGATCAGAAGCATACCAACTTTGATGATCTTCAAAGGAGGTCAGAAAGTAGATACTGTTGTGGGAGCAGTCCCAAAAGCCACCCTCTCAGGAACAATTTCCAAACATCTCTAA
- the crtL gene encoding lycopene beta cyclase — MKLNNVADVLVLGAGPAALCIAAELVQHGLDVQAIASKSPLEPWPNTYGIWASELESLNMQELLKYRWNDTVSFFGDGLSKKGNNCTNHYLDYGLFNSINFQEALLERCNGLSWQLETVNNIDFSERETVVICTSGKKYVARLVIDASGHKTPFIRRPKHDQIAKQAAYGVVGKFSSPPVEKNRFVLMDFRSDHLNGKELEEPPSFLYAMDLGDGSYFVEETSLACAPPISFESLQARLNLRLSNKGIRIDEIFHEEHCLFPMNLPLPYRDQPLLAFGGSASMVHPASGYLVGSLLRRAPSLASEIAKVIKKDPLMPTSQIARRGWKTLWTSELIQRHRLYQFGLQRLMSFDETLLRSFFDTFFKLPKKDWFGYLTNTLPLPRLFIVMLRLFYIAPSKVRLGMIGFLINKR; from the coding sequence TTGAAATTGAATAATGTCGCTGATGTATTAGTTTTGGGAGCAGGACCAGCTGCTCTTTGCATCGCTGCTGAATTGGTTCAACACGGACTTGATGTTCAGGCAATAGCTTCTAAGTCTCCTTTAGAACCTTGGCCAAATACCTATGGGATCTGGGCCTCTGAACTTGAGTCTTTAAATATGCAAGAATTATTGAAATATAGATGGAATGATACTGTTAGTTTTTTTGGAGATGGATTAAGTAAAAAGGGTAATAATTGTACAAATCATTATCTTGATTACGGCCTCTTTAATTCAATTAATTTTCAGGAGGCTCTTCTTGAGAGATGTAATGGACTTTCTTGGCAACTAGAAACAGTCAATAATATTGATTTTAGTGAAAGAGAGACAGTTGTTATTTGTACTTCTGGCAAAAAATATGTTGCTAGGCTCGTAATTGATGCAAGTGGTCATAAAACTCCTTTTATCAGGAGGCCGAAGCATGATCAAATAGCTAAGCAAGCGGCCTATGGGGTAGTTGGAAAATTTAGTTCTCCCCCTGTAGAGAAAAATCGTTTTGTGTTGATGGATTTTAGATCAGACCATTTAAATGGCAAGGAATTAGAAGAGCCACCTTCTTTTCTTTATGCTATGGACCTTGGAGATGGGAGTTATTTTGTAGAAGAAACATCTTTGGCGTGTGCCCCACCAATTTCATTTGAATCATTACAAGCCAGATTAAATTTACGACTTTCTAATAAAGGTATTCGAATTGACGAAATCTTCCATGAAGAACATTGTCTTTTCCCGATGAACTTGCCATTGCCCTATAGAGATCAACCTCTTTTGGCCTTTGGAGGCTCGGCCAGCATGGTTCATCCTGCTTCGGGATATCTTGTTGGATCCCTTTTAAGGAGAGCACCCTCATTAGCAAGCGAAATAGCAAAAGTAATTAAAAAAGACCCTCTTATGCCTACATCTCAGATAGCTAGAAGAGGATGGAAAACTCTATGGACATCTGAATTAATTCAAAGACATCGTCTTTATCAGTTTGGACTTCAAAGACTAATGAGCTTTGACGAAACCTTATTAAGGTCTTTTTTTGATACTTTTTTTAAATTACCCAAAAAAGATTGGTTCGGATATTTAACTAATACACTTCCTTTGCCAAGACTGTTTATTGTTATGCTTAGATTATTTTATATTGCCCCATCCAAAGTCAGATTGGGAATGATTGGTTTCCTCATAAACAAGCGATAA
- the rsmD gene encoding 16S rRNA (guanine(966)-N(2))-methyltransferase RsmD: protein MSGKRIESPLSQKTRPTSSKVREALINILGNKLRGASWLDLCSGSGAVACEALQKGVKRVLAIEKQRETAKICKKNLIDVSNTMHQSIHIEVLCNELISFLKKGPKNRKIQFVKDCQNPEKFDFVFLDPPYESELYEITQELLLSKEWIKESSTLICECSSKSMPRIHNGWRLNKEKFYGSTSLIFLIPNQALNCYDDTDSMH from the coding sequence ATGTCTGGGAAAAGGATAGAAAGTCCTTTAAGCCAAAAGACAAGACCGACCTCCTCAAAAGTAAGAGAGGCATTAATAAATATTCTTGGGAACAAGCTTAGAGGAGCAAGTTGGCTAGATCTTTGTAGTGGAAGTGGAGCAGTAGCATGTGAGGCTCTACAAAAAGGAGTAAAGAGGGTTCTTGCAATTGAAAAGCAGAGGGAAACTGCAAAAATATGCAAAAAAAACCTTATCGATGTATCAAATACTATGCATCAATCAATACATATTGAAGTCTTATGCAATGAATTGATCTCATTTCTCAAAAAGGGTCCAAAAAATCGAAAAATTCAGTTTGTTAAAGATTGCCAAAACCCTGAAAAGTTTGATTTTGTTTTTCTTGATCCTCCATACGAATCAGAATTATATGAAATTACTCAAGAACTTTTATTGTCTAAAGAATGGATTAAAGAATCATCTACTTTGATATGCGAATGCTCGTCAAAATCAATGCCAAGAATACATAATGGGTGGAGATTAAATAAAGAGAAATTTTATGGAAGCACCTCTCTCATTTTTCTTATTCCCAATCAGGCATTGAACTGCTACGACGATACTGATTCCATGCACTAA
- a CDS encoding cytochrome c, giving the protein MNIPSSKALIKEGQEISSWRIFLLSTVTLVLLILFWRMGDFKQDPFITETLSIQGEALSGSKLFKINCVGCHGISAQGFVGPDLHEVTQEMSDKKIINQVIRGLTPPMPSFEIEPQSMADLLEYMHSLN; this is encoded by the coding sequence GTGAATATTCCGTCATCAAAAGCATTAATTAAGGAGGGCCAAGAAATCAGCTCTTGGAGAATATTTTTATTATCTACTGTCACTCTCGTACTATTAATTCTTTTTTGGAGAATGGGGGACTTCAAGCAAGATCCTTTCATAACTGAAACTTTATCTATTCAAGGTGAAGCTTTATCAGGAAGTAAATTATTTAAAATCAATTGTGTCGGATGCCATGGGATCTCAGCTCAAGGATTTGTAGGGCCCGACCTCCATGAAGTTACTCAAGAGATGAGTGATAAAAAGATTATTAATCAAGTTATTCGAGGATTGACTCCACCCATGCCAAGTTTTGAAATCGAGCCTCAATCAATGGCTGATTTATTGGAGTATATGCATTCACTCAATTAA
- a CDS encoding RNA methyltransferase: protein MAINKNLKVILVETAGPINVGSVARLCENFSVHELRLVSPKCDYLAQEAKKMAVRGLKILENAKVYEDLNTALSDCSRIIATCGRKEHGEIPLNSNKDALSWALRSEREETIALVFGREDRGLSNEELLKANKVVSLNTSEHYPSLNLSHAVAIVLHQFNQLNDLDLLKNNSKTRTPANLIKLEDCINDAGTLLLDIGFLMKHTYKAKMTKIKQLLLRGEIKDDEVALIRGIISQVRWKIKNKND from the coding sequence TTGGCTATAAATAAAAACCTAAAAGTAATACTTGTAGAAACAGCAGGGCCAATAAATGTTGGCAGTGTTGCAAGACTATGTGAAAACTTTAGTGTTCATGAATTAAGACTAGTTTCACCTAAATGCGATTATTTAGCTCAAGAAGCAAAAAAGATGGCTGTAAGAGGATTAAAGATATTAGAGAATGCAAAAGTGTATGAAGATCTAAATACAGCACTTTCAGACTGCTCAAGAATTATTGCCACTTGCGGTAGAAAAGAACATGGAGAAATCCCACTTAATTCAAATAAAGATGCATTGAGTTGGGCTCTTAGATCAGAAAGAGAAGAGACAATAGCTTTAGTTTTTGGAAGAGAAGACAGGGGCTTATCTAACGAAGAGCTTCTAAAAGCAAATAAAGTAGTTAGTCTTAATACAAGTGAGCATTATCCATCATTAAATCTTTCACATGCAGTAGCAATTGTTCTTCATCAATTCAATCAATTAAATGATCTTGATTTATTAAAAAACAATAGCAAAACAAGAACTCCTGCGAATTTAATTAAATTAGAAGATTGTATTAATGACGCAGGTACTCTTTTGCTTGATATTGGTTTCTTGATGAAACATACCTACAAAGCTAAAATGACGAAAATCAAACAATTACTCTTAAGAGGTGAGATAAAAGATGATGAAGTTGCACTAATTAGAGGGATAATTAGCCAAGTAAGATGGAAGATTAAAAATAAAAATGATTAA
- the hisH gene encoding imidazole glycerol phosphate synthase subunit HisH encodes MTKIGLIDYGMGNLFSVQQAFKRFHQPLDIISNIKTLQSCDALILPGVGAYDPAMMNLKKTELVPSIIDWINNGKPLIGICLGLQLLFETSDEGTSEGLGVIKGHIRRLPQEKDERIPHIGWSPIYKTNECPILENYPDSNWMYFVHSYSACPLEPKNTVAITKFGKTDVSSMVWHKNTGACQFHPEKSGVAGQKLIFNWINWLKKNKF; translated from the coding sequence TTGACAAAAATTGGATTAATAGATTATGGAATGGGTAATCTTTTTTCCGTTCAACAAGCATTTAAAAGGTTTCATCAGCCTTTAGATATTATTTCTAATATCAAAACACTCCAGTCTTGTGATGCTTTAATTCTTCCCGGAGTTGGTGCTTATGATCCTGCCATGATGAATTTAAAAAAAACTGAACTAGTACCTTCAATCATTGACTGGATAAATAATGGCAAACCACTTATTGGTATTTGTTTAGGATTACAGCTTTTATTTGAGACTAGTGACGAGGGGACTTCAGAAGGATTAGGAGTTATCAAGGGTCATATTCGCAGATTACCTCAAGAAAAAGATGAAAGGATTCCTCATATTGGTTGGTCTCCAATATATAAAACAAATGAATGTCCTATTCTAGAGAATTATCCTGATTCTAATTGGATGTATTTCGTCCATTCCTACTCAGCATGTCCTTTAGAACCAAAAAACACAGTAGCCATAACAAAATTTGGTAAAACTGATGTATCATCTATGGTCTGGCATAAAAATACTGGTGCATGTCAGTTTCATCCTGAAAAATCAGGAGTTGCAGGACAAAAACTTATTTTTAATTGGATTAATTGGTTGAAAAAAAACAAATTTTAG
- the gyrA gene encoding DNA gyrase subunit A encodes MADPLGPNSTGPGESDDRIIQTDLRNEMSRSYLEYAMSVIVGRALPDSRDGLKPVHRRILYAMYELGLTSDRPYRKCARVVGEVLGKFHPHGDTAVYDALVRMAQDFSMQMPLIDGHGNFGSVDNDPPAAMRYTESRLQSLTTDSLLEDIESETVDFADNFDGSVQEPTVLPARIPQLLLNGSSGIAVGMATNIPPHNLVELIDGLMALISNPELEEIELMNIIKGPDFPTGGQILGRSGIKETYLSGRGSITMRGVAEIETIENPGRPDRDAVVITELPYQTNKAGLIERIADMVNDKKLEGIADIRDESDRDGMRIVVELRRDSYPQVVLNNLFKLTPLQTNFSANMLALVNGEPVILSLRKMLQVFLDFRVETIEKRTKYLLKKAESRDHILLGLLLALDQLDEIISLIRSASDSATAKQKLQDLHGLTDIQSDAILQMQLRRLTALEADKIRLEHEDLVRKIIDYKDILNKKERVLEITKIELNEIKEKYNISRRTEILDLGGGLEDIDLIANERSVVLLTETGYLKRMPVNEFEATSRGTRGKAGTRSQGEEEVKKFISCNDHDSLLLFSDRGISYALPAYRVPQCSRSAKGTPIVQLLPIPREEAITSLLSVSSFDDENYLLMLTRGGYIKRTPLSAFSKIRANGLIAIGLEDGDALTWVRLAESGDSVLIGSKNGMTIHFRLNDSELRPLGRSARGVKSMNLKSGDSLVSMDVLSTELADHVDKSEEDELQDESSESEGPWVLVASGSGLGKRVPMTQFRLQKRAGMGLRAIKFRKDGDELVGLRVLGKGEELLLVSERGVIVRTSADKISQQSRAATGVRIQKLDNGDKLSDVVLVPPEQINDDDNEKESSTTKESINTDPTSKN; translated from the coding sequence ATGGCTGATCCATTGGGACCTAATAGTACTGGTCCTGGGGAATCCGACGATCGGATCATACAGACTGACTTGAGAAACGAAATGTCGCGTTCCTACTTGGAATACGCGATGAGTGTAATTGTTGGGAGAGCTTTACCTGATTCGAGGGATGGACTTAAACCAGTTCATAGAAGGATTCTCTATGCGATGTATGAACTTGGCCTAACTAGCGATAGGCCTTACAGGAAATGCGCACGTGTGGTTGGAGAAGTTTTAGGTAAATTCCATCCTCATGGTGATACAGCCGTTTATGACGCCTTAGTCCGAATGGCGCAAGATTTTTCCATGCAGATGCCTTTAATTGATGGGCATGGGAATTTTGGATCTGTGGATAATGATCCTCCTGCCGCAATGAGATATACAGAATCCAGATTACAATCTTTAACCACTGATAGCTTGCTTGAAGATATTGAATCTGAAACAGTTGATTTCGCCGATAACTTTGATGGATCTGTACAGGAACCAACAGTATTGCCGGCAAGAATTCCACAATTGTTATTAAATGGATCGTCAGGAATAGCTGTAGGTATGGCGACCAACATACCTCCACATAATTTGGTCGAATTGATTGATGGATTGATGGCTTTAATTTCTAATCCTGAGTTAGAAGAAATAGAGTTAATGAATATAATTAAAGGTCCAGATTTTCCTACTGGTGGGCAGATACTTGGCAGGAGTGGAATTAAGGAAACATATCTTTCTGGTAGAGGTTCAATCACCATGCGTGGAGTCGCTGAAATAGAAACAATTGAAAATCCAGGTAGACCAGATAGAGACGCAGTGGTAATTACTGAACTTCCGTATCAAACAAATAAAGCAGGATTAATTGAACGAATCGCTGATATGGTTAACGATAAAAAACTTGAAGGTATTGCAGACATTAGAGATGAAAGTGATAGAGATGGTATGAGAATTGTTGTTGAATTAAGAAGAGATTCTTATCCTCAAGTTGTTTTAAATAATTTGTTTAAACTTACTCCTTTACAGACTAATTTCAGTGCAAATATGCTTGCATTAGTTAATGGTGAGCCTGTTATATTGTCACTTAGAAAGATGTTGCAAGTGTTTTTAGATTTTAGAGTAGAAACTATTGAAAAAAGAACTAAATATCTCTTAAAGAAGGCAGAGAGCAGAGATCATATATTATTAGGATTATTATTAGCTTTAGATCAGCTGGATGAAATAATAAGTCTTATCAGATCAGCTTCAGATTCGGCTACTGCTAAACAGAAATTACAAGATTTGCATGGCTTAACAGATATTCAGTCTGATGCTATTTTGCAGATGCAGTTAAGAAGGCTGACCGCTTTAGAGGCAGATAAGATAAGACTTGAACATGAGGATTTAGTTAGAAAAATAATAGATTATAAAGATATTTTGAATAAAAAAGAAAGGGTACTTGAAATAACAAAAATAGAATTAAATGAAATAAAAGAAAAATATAATATCTCAAGAAGAACAGAGATTCTTGATCTTGGTGGAGGCCTTGAAGATATTGATTTAATTGCGAATGAAAGGTCAGTCGTCTTGTTGACCGAGACAGGATATTTAAAGAGGATGCCTGTTAATGAATTTGAAGCAACAAGTCGAGGGACTAGAGGTAAAGCAGGAACCCGAAGCCAAGGAGAGGAAGAGGTGAAAAAATTTATTAGTTGTAATGACCATGACAGCCTCCTCCTTTTTAGTGATAGAGGCATTTCCTATGCTCTACCTGCTTACAGAGTTCCTCAATGTAGTAGATCTGCAAAAGGTACTCCTATTGTTCAATTACTTCCAATTCCACGGGAAGAAGCTATTACTTCATTGCTTTCTGTGAGCTCATTTGATGATGAAAACTACTTATTGATGCTTACTAGGGGGGGGTATATAAAAAGAACACCTCTTTCAGCTTTCAGCAAGATCAGAGCAAATGGACTAATTGCAATAGGTTTAGAGGATGGTGATGCTTTGACTTGGGTTCGACTAGCTGAGTCTGGAGATAGTGTTTTGATTGGTTCCAAAAATGGAATGACAATTCATTTTAGATTAAATGACTCTGAATTACGCCCTTTAGGCAGATCAGCAAGAGGAGTTAAGTCAATGAATCTTAAGTCTGGAGATTCCCTTGTAAGTATGGATGTTTTGTCTACTGAGTTGGCTGATCACGTTGATAAAAGTGAAGAAGATGAACTACAGGATGAATCTTCTGAATCTGAAGGTCCTTGGGTACTTGTTGCTTCTGGAAGCGGACTAGGAAAAAGAGTTCCTATGACACAATTTCGCTTGCAAAAAAGAGCAGGAATGGGTTTAAGAGCCATAAAATTCAGAAAAGATGGAGATGAACTTGTAGGTTTAAGGGTTTTAGGCAAAGGAGAAGAATTATTATTAGTCAGTGAAAGAGGAGTAATTGTTAGAACTAGCGCAGATAAAATCTCACAACAATCTAGAGCTGCAACTGGAGTAAGAATACAGAAGCTTGATAATGGCGATAAGTTATCGGATGTTGTTTTAGTTCCTCCCGAACAAATTAATGATGATGATAATGAAAAAGAATCATCCACAACTAAGGAATCAATAAATACCGATCCAACGTCAAAAAATTGA
- a CDS encoding serine hydrolase, which produces MKRQLKVITNIFLTSIGLSILLGSFLRILGPINQSHKINKGINITGKSKRSVKKELLTRKSNLLSFYNDKLENFERLEILINKWETHIVKNPGLEVSAFFISLDDQVYAEIKSDIRRSAASSIKVPILIVLLRMLESEEIIWNEKLILSEDLIGGGSGWMAYEEIGKNFPVYEVASEMIRVSDNTATNLLIKRLGGIKIVNQKLKEIGLNNTQINNYLPDLDGTNLTSTKDLSLAMALVDNGYLLNVSSRDIFREIMRKSKTNTLIPSGILRGLGKESKDTDYHLSLKGYLVHNKTGDIGISYSDTALIQTPNNSRAFASFIVEGPFNDPRSTELIRNLSAELVPFLSLDQKSSNPN; this is translated from the coding sequence GTGAAAAGGCAGCTCAAAGTAATAACGAATATATTTTTAACAAGCATAGGCTTATCAATTTTACTTGGTAGTTTTCTAAGAATATTAGGTCCCATTAATCAAAGCCATAAAATAAACAAAGGAATCAATATAACTGGGAAATCTAAAAGGTCAGTTAAAAAAGAATTACTAACTAGAAAATCCAATCTATTATCATTTTACAATGATAAATTAGAAAATTTTGAAAGACTAGAAATATTAATTAATAAATGGGAAACCCATATAGTCAAAAACCCAGGTTTAGAAGTTAGTGCTTTTTTTATATCATTAGATGATCAAGTCTATGCAGAAATAAAATCTGACATAAGGCGTTCTGCGGCAAGCAGTATTAAGGTCCCTATTCTAATTGTTTTACTTAGAATGCTAGAGAGTGAAGAAATAATTTGGAATGAAAAGTTGATACTTTCAGAAGATTTAATCGGTGGTGGATCAGGCTGGATGGCATATGAAGAAATTGGTAAGAATTTCCCCGTTTATGAAGTAGCCTCAGAAATGATTAGAGTTAGCGATAATACAGCAACTAATCTACTAATAAAACGATTGGGAGGTATCAAAATAGTGAATCAAAAATTGAAAGAAATTGGATTAAATAATACACAAATAAATAACTATCTTCCTGATCTAGATGGCACGAATCTCACATCAACGAAGGATCTATCTTTGGCAATGGCTCTTGTTGATAATGGTTATCTACTTAATGTTAGTTCTAGAGATATTTTCAGAGAAATAATGCGCAAATCAAAAACAAATACATTAATACCCTCAGGAATCTTAAGAGGTCTTGGGAAAGAATCTAAAGACACAGACTATCATCTTTCATTAAAAGGTTATCTAGTTCACAACAAAACTGGTGATATTGGTATCTCATATTCAGATACTGCTCTAATTCAAACTCCTAATAATTCAAGAGCCTTCGCAAGTTTTATAGTTGAAGGTCCATTTAATGATCCGAGATCAACTGAGTTGATAAGAAATTTATCGGCAGAGTTAGTTCCTTTTCTAAGCCTAGATCAGAAATCAAGTAATCCAAATTAG
- a CDS encoding glycoside hydrolase family 57 protein, translated as MTKGNLAIVLHAHLPYVRAEEPGSLEEDWFFQALAECYLPLLETLENASRSKDQAPKITIGLSPTLLSLLGDEVLKNRFEEWVTIRLEVLNTLETDCIKAVLHLKDHLKRQLESWKSCKGDLIGRFKKLQISDVVDILTCAATHGYLPLLRENPEAVRAQLKTAVTEHKRLFMTAPFGIWLPECAYYEGLDEIMAESGLRYAVLDGHGLLNADPRPRYGLYAPICTRKGVAFFGRDSESTLPVWSARDGYPGNPNYREFHRDLGWDLSIENLKKIGIKDKRPLGIKLFKITSQNTSLENKQKYDPEAANVSVEKDADNYLKERKKQLIKLEKSIQIEPLLIAPFDAELFGHWWFEGPKFLSHLFIKSKKEGIKLITLKESLQSTPKIQLCNPSPSSWGQGGFHNYWLNKSNAWIVNEWSKAGRAMVDICSEGLIEESNIRIINQAGRELLLCQSSDWSFILKAGTTTELARERINLHLKRFWMLFNAIKDNKNINEKTLKEIEKEDCIFPLISHIDWKKKS; from the coding sequence ATGACTAAAGGCAATCTCGCCATAGTCCTGCATGCCCATCTACCTTACGTAAGAGCAGAAGAACCTGGTTCATTAGAGGAGGACTGGTTCTTTCAAGCTTTAGCGGAATGTTATTTACCACTTTTAGAAACACTTGAAAATGCCTCTAGATCAAAAGATCAGGCACCTAAGATAACAATAGGATTATCTCCTACATTACTTTCGCTTTTGGGAGATGAAGTACTGAAAAATCGATTTGAAGAATGGGTAACTATAAGATTAGAAGTTCTCAATACATTAGAAACAGACTGCATAAAAGCAGTTCTTCATCTCAAAGACCACTTAAAACGCCAACTAGAAAGCTGGAAGAGTTGTAAAGGAGATCTAATAGGAAGATTTAAAAAACTACAAATATCAGACGTGGTTGATATTCTCACTTGTGCAGCTACACATGGATATCTACCTCTTTTAAGAGAAAATCCTGAAGCAGTAAGGGCTCAATTAAAAACAGCAGTAACTGAACATAAGCGTCTTTTTATGACCGCTCCATTTGGTATTTGGTTACCTGAATGTGCATATTATGAAGGCTTAGATGAAATAATGGCTGAATCAGGATTGAGATATGCAGTTCTTGATGGTCATGGCTTATTGAATGCAGATCCAAGGCCAAGATATGGTCTGTATGCTCCAATTTGCACAAGAAAAGGAGTAGCTTTTTTTGGTAGAGATAGTGAATCAACTCTTCCAGTCTGGTCAGCAAGAGATGGCTACCCAGGCAATCCAAATTACAGGGAATTTCATAGGGACCTGGGCTGGGATTTATCAATAGAAAACCTAAAAAAGATAGGAATCAAGGATAAAAGACCCTTAGGGATCAAATTATTTAAAATTACATCTCAAAATACATCTTTAGAAAATAAACAAAAATATGACCCAGAAGCTGCAAATGTAAGTGTTGAAAAAGATGCAGATAATTATTTAAAGGAAAGAAAGAAACAACTTATAAAACTTGAAAAATCAATTCAAATAGAGCCATTATTAATCGCTCCTTTTGATGCAGAACTTTTTGGTCATTGGTGGTTTGAGGGGCCGAAATTCCTATCCCATTTATTTATCAAATCCAAAAAAGAAGGTATTAAATTAATTACTTTAAAGGAGTCTCTTCAATCGACACCCAAAATCCAATTATGCAATCCTTCTCCATCTAGTTGGGGACAAGGTGGTTTTCATAATTATTGGTTAAACAAATCAAATGCATGGATTGTTAATGAATGGAGTAAAGCTGGAAGAGCAATGGTAGATATTTGTTCAGAAGGTTTAATAGAAGAATCAAATATCAGAATCATTAATCAAGCTGGAAGAGAACTTTTACTATGTCAGTCTTCAGACTGGAGCTTCATTCTTAAGGCAGGAACTACTACCGAACTGGCAAGAGAAAGAATAAATTTGCATCTAAAACGATTTTGGATGTTATTCAATGCAATAAAAGATAATAAAAATATCAATGAAAAAACTCTTAAGGAAATAGAAAAAGAGGATTGTATATTTCCTTTAATTTCTCATATTGATTGGAAAAAGAAAAGCTAA
- the petG gene encoding cytochrome b6-f complex subunit V: protein MIEPLLCGIVLGLVPITLLGLFVSAWNQYRRSSSMPDWE from the coding sequence ATGATTGAGCCTCTGCTATGTGGGATTGTTCTTGGACTAGTTCCCATAACATTATTAGGCCTTTTTGTTAGTGCATGGAATCAGTATCGTCGTAGCAGTTCAATGCCTGATTGGGAATAA